A window of Schistocerca cancellata isolate TAMUIC-IGC-003103 chromosome 1, iqSchCanc2.1, whole genome shotgun sequence genomic DNA:
ccaagaaagcactgtgatttcgtgtactcgtgcactatcgtcaatgcaacggcagcaaggaaaaactttcaaaattgccgtgaccaggattcgaacctgggttattgcggccacaacgcaatgtcctaaccactagacgatcacggccacggaggcgcccgccagagcagctggcgggaatgcaagtggcggtacacagcaaagcccagcccacagtgtcacgccacagcagtgtcagacacgttctccatcacatgtatacaaacaaatgaacgtgcctgcgctgtcgggacactaactacagtggttagctgcattcacctccgtggcaatgtcttgcagtcctccaagcctcttgactacagacatgtgactcgataacaagtggacagacgcagcatctctctcgccgtcgggtgttgccacgaatcatacttaacgtggctttctgcacgagtcgagacaagtcgcataagaggagcaacaaaaacgcgcatttccggtaccgggaatcgaacccgggcctcctgggtgagagccaggtatcctagccactagactacaccggatgacggcgccagtgctcctccagcgaacgcagcaaccacccacgattaactgacgacaactctaaaaaatccactctcgcacgctatagaacggcatgctctggacgcatatcgtggagacgaacgccagcagtgatgagagcaaaaggcgcctacaaatcctgccgttgcaccacgtactgttctacgacaattcacgaagcagacgctcacgccttgttgtgctgtttcctttgcgggcaatgagtgcatgtgacttcgatgcaggaatcattacacgtttggcagcagtgggattggaacccacgcctccgaagagactggtgcctgaaaccagcgcctcagaccgctcggccacgctacctacgcaacacgcgcgtcacatgagctgcgtcctactccacgagaacacacagcaacggcacaaaaatgagacgccaatattggcaacttttttttttttttgttttgttttttttttttttgttttgttttttttttttttttttttttttttgtttttttttttttttagggcctcccatctccccttatAGCCCGTCCTTTCGCTCTCCAAATAACGCCTTCGTCGGCGAGCTTCTCAGCTATAGCCAGTGCTGGTGCCAGATGTAACTGAACCGAAAACGAACATTGACAAAAAAAAGTGCAAAGTGAGCCTCTTGCCTCTGAGGCACACCTTgtgagaagggaaaacagaaacgtAGGCGTCTTCACGGAAATCAGGGCAATTACATGAAGGCTCGGTGAAGTGCGAAAaggaaaacgaaaaaaatataGATAACCGCCTGGAAGGAGTCAAGGAAAGGTCCAGTCTGTACACAAAGCAAAACGCCATCCAGCAATGCAGAAATTAAACACGGAAGTACACCGTGAAGAAAGGAGTAGCGGTGATCACGCCGAATTGacgataaagaaaagaaaataatgcaaTGCAATAAGGAAAAACACACCAGGAATCCTGACCAAAATAAATCAATGAAACACAACGAAACGTCCACAAAAAAAAAGGGGATACTTGCATGCAACGCCTCTCCTCGGCATCACGATCCCAAACCACTACATCACATAGTggtaaacaataagaaaataaagaaaggtaAACAAATATCCTCGCATAATACCATATACGAGGCAGTTCCCAAGGGAGAAATGTCTCCCATTTACGTTATATTTTTCGTTTCTGGTACTGAATATACATTCATCGCAAGACGAGGTCTCTTACTATCACGTCATAGTTTTAAGCAAGAAAGTGTAAATTTAATTAAGTCGACATCGGTGAAAGAGCAAAAGCATGTGCCAAggcgacatgcaaaaagtttgcaaAAGTCATAGCATAGTCTCTTCGAACACGGTACTTGCCATGTTCAGCCCATAAGTAAGTGAGAAAATCCAGACGATCCGTCAGTTTGAGACAAAATAGAGAATGTATTGTATGACCGAGTAACCAGATAGTAGCATTGCGTTTGGCGGTCGGAAACGCCGTACACTGGGGTACGATCGCATCTACCACTGTCACCTGCGCTGGAGACACCCTGTTGACGAGGCGCACCATATCGCGAGCAGTGTACCACACAGCTCGGAACCGACGGCACACGAAACGATGTTCAATGGTATCTTCGTCATGGCACTCTTCACAGGCGGGGGATGGACTCAGATGAATAGAGTGCAGTTTAGCATTTGTAGATATCGTACCATTGACGACCTTATACCACGTCGCTCTAACAGGGGCAGGAAGGACGGGTGTAGCGATGTTTCGCCAGACTGTTCGCCAGTCAGTGTGCGGCATACGGTACTCCCACTTGTTCCTGGCCGGTGATCCCCGCAGAGCACGGATAATGTCGCCGACACGGCCTCGGCTGGAGCCACTATACGCAAGATAACTGTTGTTAAAATAAAAGCGCCGCACGTAATTCAGCGCAAAGGGTATGTGGCTGACAGAGACCGGGGCAACTACAGAAGGTGGGCGATAGTGATTGAACAACATGACCGTGGCACTGCTGGTACCTTTCTCTAACACGGCCGTAGTCCGTTTGAGGAGGAGCGCCGCGCATTTGGCGGAAAAATCCACCAGACCGAGTCCCCCATCGGCTGGATTTAAGGTGCAGGTGGCTAAGGAGACTTTGAAAATGTCCCCTTTCCAAAGGAGCCAGTAGACGGCCTGTTTAATAGCGCGGTCTAGGAGCTTAGGTACCGGGAGAACTTGTGCTAAATACCACGCTCTAGCTAAGATGGTAGTATTGATAAGCTGCACCTTATCATAAAGCGCCAAATGGCGGGCCGCATGAATTTTAACAACCGCCCTAATTTTGTGTAAGGTGGGACGCCAATTCAGAGCCTCCATGCGCTGAGGATTATCAGATAAAATAACCCCCAGGACTTTGTGCTGCTGCACAACACTGAACCAATGTCGACGCACATGGCTCATCCGTGGAGTAAGGGGAAGCAAGACCGTCTTGTGAACATTCACAATGGCCCCCGTCGCCTTCTCAAATTGCCGGAGAACAGAGTACAGGGTATCTACATCTGCCGGCCGACCCAAGAACACTCCAAGATCGTCGGCATAAGCCCGGCAAGTAAGGCGATCTTCCCCAAGTTGGATCCCCGGACACTCGTTGCAGATAGACCGCAGAAGCGGGTCGAGCGCCAAAGCGTAAAGTGTCATGGACAATGGGCAACCCTGTCTGACCGAGCGAGTCAGACATATAGGTGGACTAAGGGACCCATTGACGATGACCCTCGACGTGGCATTGCGCAAAAAACCCTGAACCGTGTGGGTAAACTTACGGCCAAACCCCATGGCAACCATCACACGCCGTAAATAGGCATGGCCAACCCTGTCAAATGCATTCTGGAAATCGACCAACATAATCGCTGCCGACCGAATCCTGTTGCCGCGTACAAAGCCGATACAGTCCCTATAGGCCAGAACGGCATCAAAAATATTCCTGTCACGCACAGCACACGTCTGATGTTCACAGAGAACGCGCGGCATGACTTGCCGCAGTCTGTGCGCGACGCACCTCGCCATGATCTTATAATCCGCGTTCAACAGAGTGATCGGTCGAACAGTATGTATAGTCGGCGTCGCTTTAGATTTCGGAAGGAGCGTGATGCACCCCGCTGCAAATTCAGGTGGTAGAGGAGCGCCATTAAGAACTTCATTGGCGATAGCAGTTAAAGTATCGCGTAAAAGgttaaaaaactgcaaataaaattcaGCGGGAATGCCGTCCATTCCGGGAGACTTCCCCCTAGGACTGCGCTTGACAGCTTCGTGCAAGTCGTCGGACGTAAAAGCCTCATTAAGATGGACACGGTCTGTGCGGCTTAAAACATTAGGAACCCCCTGTAAAATACGACGCAGCGCAGCAGGATCGACATCAACATCTTGAAAAAGGGACTCAAAATGTGCGTGGATTTCATTCTCAATCGTCACCCTGTCGGAGGTCTTTCTTCCATCCCGAGTGACCCACGCATTAAAGGCCAAACGTTCGCGCATCTTCCGCTCTCTGTTGAGATGATATATAGAGAGCGGCTCTCCGTCCACGGCACCCACAGGCTGGCTCCGAGTAACCGGCCCTCCACCCTTCCGCCGCAGATCGGTCAAAAGTTCGGCCTGAAATTGTTTGAAAATGGGAAGAAGATGCGGCTGGGCCGTAACTTGTCGGGCGAGGTCCTTCAAACAGCTCTGATAAAATTGTGACGTCGAGCGACGCCAGTGCGCTGCGTCGcggctaaaattaattaaaaaggtcCGAACGGCAGGTTTGGCAGCGCCAACCCACCACTCGAGGACGCTACTGTCACCGGGTTTAGTCTGCAAAAGTTTGTGCCACATATCAGTGAAGGACTGCTGAAAATGGGAGTCGGCGAGCAGGCTGCAGTTAAACTTCCATAGATTTTTGCGATAGGAAGGCCTAGAAAGGGGAAGGGAAAGTTCACAAAAATAACTGCAGTGATCTGAAAAACTAACTGGCCTGACCTCAGATCGAGCCACCGAGGCTGCTAGTGACGATGACACATAAATCCGATCAAGTCGGCTGTGTCCCGTCGGATAAAAATAAGTATATTGGGTTTCAACCGGGTGGAGCATTCGCCACGTGTCCTTGAGATTAAAACTTGTGAGGAGCGTGTGGAGTTCCTGACACTTGTTGGGGCGCGGCTCCTGATCGCGATCATCGGTGACCGCATTAAAATCACCGCCGAAAATGATATGAGCGGAGTTCCGGTGCAAAACCCCGCACAGCTCCTGACTATAAAAGAGCCGCCGCGCCGCGTAGTCGCTGccggaaggagcgtaaacattaacaAACACGACGCCTTCAATAGTGCACGCAATAGCGCGGCCAGTAGGGAGACACTCAATATTCGTGACAGTGAGGCCGGGGCAGATTACAATAGCAGTGCCGGTGACATCGTCGGACACCACATTATCCACAATAACGTAGTCACTCAGATCGGTTAGAAGCATCAGAGCCTCACGTGTCACTTCTTGCAAAAAGGCGACATGGCAACGGGTTTCACATAAAAGAGTTTTTAAGGCAAAGACCTTATGCGGACTACGCAGCTTGTTAACATTTACGGTAAGAATATGCCACCGACGCGTGTCAGGAACCATACACAACGCAAGGAACAACAAATGCAGTGTTCACAAGAAGCGAAACAGTAGCGCTGCAAAGATAACGCGTGTCGTGGACAAGATCGGCGAACATGGCATACCGACAGGTGGCAGATAGTATACACGGAATACACACGAAATAAGGGTCCACAATAAAGGTCACAACGACGCCGCCAATGCAATGCAACATGTGAACATGAACGGCGAAAATGATCCACCGCAGGCTAGCAGACACCAGCCACAGGGAAAACACCGACATGTAAACACAGACAAATAGAGGTGCCCCGGCACAGCTAGGTCGACGCAGGCAATCGACAGGAGCGGTGAAAACAACCCGCCGAGGCTGTACACAAATAAAAGTTACATGTCGCAAGGTGGCACAACGAAAGGGCATAGGCGCCGTCAAACGACGCATGCAGTCGACAACAACGGTAAAAGCCATCCCCCAACAGGTGTAGACAGGAGACGTAGGTAAAATAGTATAAAAAAACTGACAGAATAAAATTGCATGTGCGCCGCCAATAGTATTACACTCAGTTCGTCGGCATGAACGGGGAGACTGTGCCTCCGACGTGGGGCACGTACCATACACAatctaaaacaataaataataaaaaaataagaaataagaaataagaaCTAAAGAAGCGTGCACATCGGTGTACGCATCAAGGCCACAAACAGCAGCCAAGGTGTTGGCACCAACGGCTAAATGTGCCGCCGATGTACAACCTACACCACACATATTCATAGACCAATAAATAATTTCGCACAAGAATGCATGCACACGCGCTGCTAAGACTATGCAGATCGTCGGCATTCACAATGAGAATGTGTCCGCAACGGAGGCACACAGAAGACGTAGAAAATTTAAATTTGCGCACTACAACAGCGACACGTGCGCCTTTAAGACAGCGCACGGTATTGAGAGCAATGGGAAAACACACAAGCAACGCGTGTCAGACCCCATACACAGTGAAATTAGACAACAAGACTAAAGAAATGTGCACAGCTGGGAAAGCACTCGTGCTGCCGTAAAGATCCAAGTTAGCGGCAAGAACGACTAAAATGTGCCTCCGACGAGCGGCGGACAGCAGACACATTTAAAAGTACCAGACACAGTTAAAATACACAACAAATAAAAGGACACAACGATGGGTGCAGGGGCGCTGCCTGAACTACACGTGCGTGTGACAGTACCGATTAAAACGTGCAACAGACCGGTTTCACACATCACAGACGAGGAAACATCACAAAAAACAATTTTAGACTTACACAACGAGGGATGCATTCACGCTGCCAAGCGAGGAGCAAAGGCACTTTACGTACCGCTGCCAGTCCTTTCATCCACCTCCACGTCCGCCGCCCAGTCACACTTTGCACTAGAAAACACGGGGGGCTGAACCACCTCCGTGTCCATAGCAAGAGCGGCACCCGACGGAGCCGCCGTGGCAGGTCCAGCGCCGGCGGGAGGATCAGATCCAGAATCCTGCGAGTGCGGCCGGATGCGACGGCAATGTGAGTCGTCCGATTTGCGTTTGCCTGCCACTTGTGCAGGCGACACGCTCGGAGGAACGTTCATCGCCGTATCGGTTGTCACGACAGGGTCCGTTTGAGTAAGGAAAACTTTGAGCTGACGAACTGTCTCGTCCCTCCTaaactctgcggaactcacggacgccTCAGGCTGGCTGTGAGCGGCAGGCCGCTGCCGACGGCGATCGGCAGCCGACACCTGCCGCGAGTCAACAGCCGCGCGCTGCGAGGCCCgttgcaatttcttctgttttgaGGTGGACTTGTAGGGTGGGACGCAAGTCACCACCGGGGACGGCGTTCGCCCCTTACGAGAAGAAACACCCGAAATACTAGCGCTTCGAAAGCGGGGGACGTTGTCAGCTCTCTCAATCGGTCTTTCCCGACGCGGTTTAGGTTCCGCGGGGGCGGCAAGGCGCTCCTCACTATCGACAACAACGGTGGCTACAGCAGACACAGTCTCAGTCACAACAGAGGGAGCAGCCTCTGGAACGGGTTCCGACACGGACAGCGTTACAGCTGCCGGTGCGGGTTCAGACACTATCGGTGGCTCAATTCTATCGACAGCTGTGGGAGCAGGCAACGGGGCCTCCACAGGTGCGGGCACAGAAATCACAGGCAACGCCGGGGAGCTATCAGCAACAGGAACGGAAGGTGTAACGTCCATAGCAACAGCGTCAGCCGCAACCTCAGGGTCAGACACACGATGCGCACGTGCGGGGGAGGCGCCAAGCGCGACCGCCGCCCACGTCACCTCGTCCTCACCGTCCGTCCGTGGTAATTGCACAGGGCGACTACGTTTCGGACAGTCCTGTCGAAAATGTCCGGTACCGTTACAAAATGAACAGGTCGCCGGTTGGCCGCTATAAGTGATAAAGGCTCGATGGCCAGCAACAAAAACAAAGGACGGTATATGCTGTCGAACAATCATGcggacactgcgaacaccattttcAACATCATAGTAATAAGCTGACGACCATTTCTCCTTTACGACCGAAAGCACTGTACCGTACGGAAGTAAACTACGAGAAATAGTTTCATTTCGCACTTCAAAAGGCAGGTTAAATACGCGAACAGTGCGTATACCATAACCTGCATTCGACATCACAACATCACTAATAGTACCGTCAAGGTGCTTAATTTTACGTACACCACCATTTACGTTCACTAACGTGTCACACATATCGGAAGAAGACAGTTTCAAAAATAACGAATTGAGGAACGCGTCAAGTTGAACGCCGAGTACTACACTTTTCGGCAATTGAAGGTCGTTTTTAACCCATTGGTGAATTTCGAAAGCAGTAGGCCTACGCACGGATCTATCAAACGCGCACTGAATATTATTCTGACGATTCTCTGAGTTATCAAGATCCATAGTACTCACTGAACGATCAAATCAAAAAAGAAACAGCGCCGCGAAGCACACACCGCCGACCGCGATCCGCACGTAAACACCGCCCGACACGCCGCAGCGAGCGCGCGATGTGTTCGGGCCCAcggctccgaagagactggtgcctaaaaccagcgccttagaccgctcggccacgttacccttggaacagcggcggcaaaacgttccctttgtactacaaagatcacttcgaaaaggaagtatcttggcaatcgccgtgccatgtattttcactgctctcccactggaagcgtctctttaggccacccacaacaagaaaatgccgtgcccgccatatggtagcgacgccacttgtctgtagctgtcgtagttaaggagacagcatcaagagacgttttcgtgccgtgaccaggtttcgaacctgggctttccgtaaccactaaagtatcatagctgtacctgtcaggggcggagctagaatgctccatgtaacaaacatatgtgagctcaaggaggttacacttgtgatgaagtggtagtacaaactgcggcctgcggaacacgagtgaaaaaccaagaaagcactgtgatttcgtgtactcgtgcactatcgtcaatgcaacggcagcaaggaaaaactttcaaaattgccgtgaccaggattcgaacctgggtt
This region includes:
- the LOC126185076 gene encoding calphotin-like, whose protein sequence is MDVTPSVPVADSSPALPVISVPAPVEAPLPAPTAVDRIEPPIVSEPAPAAVTLSVSEPVPEAAPSVVTETVSAVATVVVDSEERLAAPAEPKPRRERPIERADNVPRFRSASISGVSSRKGRTPSPVVTCVPPYKSTSKQKKLQRASQRAAVDSRQVSAADRRRQRPAAHSQPEASVSSAEFRRDETVRQLKVFLTQTDPVVTTDTAMNVPPSVSPAQVAGKRKSDDSHCRRIRPHSQDSGSDPPAGAGPATAAPSGAALAMDTEVVQPPVFSSAKCDWAADVEVDERTGSGT